The Streptomyces europaeiscabiei genome window below encodes:
- a CDS encoding tyrosine-type recombinase/integrase, which translates to MKSLDVKVWGVRKRDTKTPSYGVRWSVAGNVFSDSFRTKALADHYRARLMRAMRDGEEFDTESGLPASMEQQKATVSWYDFALRYLAMKWPHAAPNTRDGINESLTSVTVELLDEHAGRPSDEALRRALRNWAFVLPGPSDRELPDDVRNVLHWVSRASRPLADLAEPATARAVLDSLKLKLDGTAAAAETVRRKRRTLVNAANYAVDLGELRENPVTAVRWQKPKVSNQVDPRIVANPEQARNLLAAVSYVGGYRRARGRRLMGLFAAMYFGGLRPAEAVGLVETDLTLPERGWGSALLHRTRPSVGKQWTDSGETHDDRGLKNRPTDDVRRVPIPPHLVAVLREHLVTFGTADDGRLFYSEKGSVVPSSTYYRVWQEARLFALPPAVASSPLASRPYDLRHSALSTWLNAGVDPTEVAERAGNSVEVLLTRYAKCLDGRQDVANRRIEDLLREYE; encoded by the coding sequence GTGAAGTCTCTCGACGTGAAAGTCTGGGGTGTTCGGAAGCGCGACACCAAGACGCCCTCGTACGGTGTCCGCTGGTCCGTGGCGGGCAATGTCTTCTCTGACAGCTTCCGGACCAAAGCACTCGCTGATCACTACCGTGCGAGGTTGATGCGGGCCATGCGGGACGGCGAGGAGTTCGACACGGAATCCGGGCTCCCGGCGTCCATGGAGCAGCAGAAAGCCACCGTGTCCTGGTACGACTTCGCTCTCAGGTATCTGGCGATGAAGTGGCCGCACGCCGCTCCGAACACGCGCGATGGCATCAATGAGTCACTGACGAGTGTGACCGTGGAGCTCCTCGACGAGCATGCGGGGCGTCCGTCTGATGAGGCGCTCCGCAGAGCGCTGCGGAACTGGGCATTCGTACTGCCGGGGCCCTCTGATCGGGAGCTCCCGGACGACGTGCGGAACGTTCTCCACTGGGTGTCCAGGGCATCTCGACCGCTCGCTGATCTTGCTGAGCCCGCCACGGCCCGCGCGGTCCTGGACTCGCTGAAGCTGAAGCTCGATGGCACGGCGGCCGCGGCGGAAACCGTCCGGCGTAAGCGTCGGACACTGGTCAACGCAGCCAACTATGCGGTCGACCTGGGGGAGCTGCGCGAGAACCCCGTGACTGCTGTCCGCTGGCAGAAACCGAAGGTATCCAACCAGGTGGACCCGCGCATCGTCGCCAACCCTGAGCAGGCTCGCAACCTCCTGGCGGCCGTCTCCTATGTGGGCGGATACCGGCGTGCCCGCGGCCGTCGCCTCATGGGTCTGTTCGCCGCCATGTACTTCGGCGGCCTTCGGCCGGCGGAAGCCGTCGGCCTCGTTGAGACGGACCTGACCCTCCCCGAACGGGGCTGGGGCTCGGCTCTCCTCCATCGGACCCGCCCCTCGGTCGGCAAGCAGTGGACCGACTCGGGGGAGACCCACGACGACCGCGGGCTGAAGAACCGGCCGACCGATGACGTGAGGAGGGTGCCGATCCCGCCTCACCTCGTCGCCGTGCTCCGCGAACACCTGGTCACCTTCGGCACGGCGGACGATGGACGGCTCTTCTACAGCGAGAAAGGCTCGGTCGTCCCGTCCTCGACCTACTACCGGGTGTGGCAGGAGGCGCGGCTCTTCGCGCTTCCGCCGGCCGTCGCGTCCTCGCCGCTCGCGAGTCGGCCGTACGACCTCCGTCACTCGGCGCTGTCGACGTGGCTCAACGCGGGGGTTGACCCGACCGAGGTGGCCGAACGCGCCGGCAACAGCGTGGAGGTCCTGCTGACCCGCTACGCGAAGTGCCTCGACGGACGGCAGGACGTTGCCAACCGGCGTATTGAGGACCTCCTTCGCGAATACGAGTGA
- a CDS encoding nuclease-related domain-containing protein gives MELKITRWKRYGHDRLYANAPDGTAVGWADLSTGDITVLVDEYRDDVIAVLAHHLRDYPKPVLPQEGPEAEARPMLPPLTPADDLSTNRPGESLRDLLATSGPGLIERVVSRLLRRRSEWHSWRQGLAGERRVGAELDRLARRGWRVLHSIPLANNVDVDHLLIGPGGVFSINTKHHHNKAVWVGDDAVKVNHGKPAPYARKSRAEAKRVIRVLEHYCGFPVPVEPVLVFVGVTDLKVVATQLSVRVYQERQVAALAPLSGVLTAEQVERVYGVARHRQAWSRA, from the coding sequence GTGGAGCTGAAAATCACGCGCTGGAAGCGGTACGGACATGATCGCCTGTATGCGAATGCGCCGGACGGAACCGCGGTCGGCTGGGCGGACTTGAGTACGGGGGACATCACCGTCTTAGTCGACGAGTATCGCGACGACGTGATCGCCGTGCTGGCACACCACTTACGGGACTACCCCAAGCCGGTCTTGCCGCAGGAGGGACCTGAAGCCGAAGCCCGCCCGATGCTGCCGCCTCTGACGCCGGCAGACGACCTGTCCACCAACCGTCCCGGAGAATCCCTCCGTGACCTGCTCGCCACATCCGGCCCAGGACTGATCGAGCGAGTCGTCTCACGGCTTCTGCGGCGTCGCTCGGAGTGGCACTCGTGGCGTCAGGGCCTGGCAGGGGAGAGGCGAGTAGGGGCCGAGCTGGACCGCTTGGCGCGTCGCGGATGGCGGGTCCTGCATTCCATCCCCCTGGCCAACAACGTGGACGTCGATCACTTGTTGATCGGGCCTGGAGGCGTCTTCAGCATCAATACGAAGCACCACCACAACAAGGCCGTATGGGTCGGCGACGATGCCGTGAAGGTCAATCACGGAAAACCGGCGCCCTACGCACGCAAGAGTCGGGCGGAGGCCAAGCGGGTAATCCGAGTGCTTGAGCACTATTGCGGCTTCCCTGTACCGGTGGAGCCAGTGCTTGTCTTCGTCGGCGTGACCGATCTGAAAGTGGTCGCCACACAGCTCAGCGTGCGCGTGTACCAGGAGCGTCAGGTAGCGGCACTGGCGCCGCTTTCGGGGGTGCTGACGGCTGAGCAGGTTGAGCGGGTGTACGGCGTCGCTCGTCATCGTCAGGCTTGGAGTCGGGCCTGA